The following are encoded in a window of Primulina eburnea isolate SZY01 chromosome 4, ASM2296580v1, whole genome shotgun sequence genomic DNA:
- the LOC140830470 gene encoding uncharacterized protein, producing MVPESIPRPIARISVTVVMAGVALFLLKSFLSTAFFVLAMMGLSYFIFIALNKDEGPKGGGGTTSVDTSLEEARRIMEKYK from the exons ATGGTGCCT GAATCTATTCCAAGACCGATAGCAAGAATATCTGTTACTGTAGTTATGGCGGGTGTGGCACTCTTTTTACTGAAATCATTCCTATCTACGGCATTCTTTGTTTTG GCTATGATGGGACTAAGCTATTTCATATTCATAGCCTTGAATAAGGATGAAGGTCCAAAAGGGGGTGGAGGAACCACTTCTGTTGATACTAGTTTGGAAGAAGCCAGAAGAATCATGGAGAAGTACAAGTAA